The following nucleotide sequence is from Microbacterium arborescens.
GGGGTGATCAGTGACATTGCGCGCGTCATCGGTCTCATGGTCGCTCAGCTCCTCATGCTCAACGCGGTCGCCCCTACCGACACTGACGTGGTCATCCTCGCCATGGTCGGCGTCTCGGGGACGATCGTCATCGCGAGTATCGAATCGGCCGACGGGACGAACCCGATCGGCGCTGCGGCCGACGCTCTTCTTCGATTCACCGTCGTCACCTGCAGCAACGCCGGGATGGCGTTCTACCTCACCGGCCGGCGGCGGCCGCGCTCCGACGATGGCCCCGCCGAGAGCCGGCTTCTCCGGGCGATCGCAATCAAGCTCGCAGAGGGCAAAGCGAACCGGCTCGACGACGGTGTCCTGCGGGACGAAAGCAAGCGCCCTGCGACGCTGCCGTTGAACCGGCTCGCTGTCATCAGCCCGTTCGTCAGCGTCGTGTTCCCCCTCGGGCTGATACTCGCCGCCGCAGCGGGCGAACAGATCGCCACGGCCTCACCGCCGAAAGAGCGCGGCGAAGGGTGGGCGCGAGCTGCGGAGGTGATCTCGTGGGCCGTTGCAAGCCTTCTGCTGATCGTCCCCGCCGTGGCGCTCGCGATTTCCACCGCAACTATCACGTGAGTCGTCACTGCCAACCTGCCGAATCCCGACTCGGTGTAGAGGAGCGGGCTCCGCCGCGGCCGTCCATTCCTCCACAACCGAGCCGCAAAACAGTTCTCCACAGCCGTACGGATATTCGAGGAGAATGTCTGACTCCCTCGCAATAATGGGAACATGACATCGAACGGCGAAAGCTCATACGAACCGGATGCCGGCTCGTCGAGCGTGCCGTACGCGGGCGTCATCGATCGGGTGTCCGAGGCAGACGACCTGCTCCACGCAGCGAACATCGCGATGACTCGTGCGCTCGCCGAGGCGGGGCGCAGCGCTCTGCGCGTCGCTGCGCGCTCGGGCGAGCGGCCGCGTGGCATGGGGTCCGACATGGAGATGCGCTCGATCGCCGCCGAGATCGCCGGAGTGAGGCGGTCGCACGACCGCCGCGCGCAGAACGAGATCGACCACGCGCTGACCATCGTCGACGACTACCCCGTCGTCTTCGAGGCATGGGAGCGGCAGCGCATCACGCGCGAGCACGTCGACGTCGTCATCCGGATGGGATGCGGCCTCGCCGACGACATCCGCGACGACTACGCACGGCAGGCGATCCTCGTCTGCGAGCGCGACATCGCCTCCCGGGTGCGCGAACCGCTCCGCAACCTCGCCGCCCGGATGGGGTCCGAGTCCTTCGCCGAGCGGCACCGCAGCGCCGCGGCGAAGCGAGGCGTCTGGGTGACCCACGGCACCGACGGCATGTCCGAACTCAGCGCCACCCTGCCGACGGTCATCGCCGCAGGCATCCACGACCGCCTCACCTCCATGGCGCAGTCCGTCAAAGACGCACGCGCCGCCGCCGGTGGGGCGCCGGTGGAGGATTCTGCACCCGACGTCCGCACGATGGATCAGCTCCGCGCCGACATCCTCGGCGACCTGCTGCTGGGCGGCGCCCCGGTCGTCGATCCCACGTACGGCAGCGACGCCGCGGGGCCACTGGGTGCGATCCGGGCGCAGGTCCAGGTGACGCTGAGGTCCGAGACGGTGACCGGCACCGACGAGGCCCCCGCCGAACTGGTGGGCGCCTCGCTCATCGACGCCGACACCGCCCGCAGACTCGCCGGCCGCGCCAGGATGTGGAACCGGCTCTTCATCGACCCCATCACCCGCACCCCGGTCGAGGTCGACACCTACCGGCCGCCCGCGGCGATGAGCAGACTGCTCAAGGCAAGAGATCAACACTGCCGATTCCCCGGATGCCGCCGGGCCGCGATCCGGTGCGAACTCGACCACACCATCGACTACGCCCTCGGTGGGCACACGCACATCTTCAACCTTGCCCACCTGTGTCAGCGACACCATTCGATGAAGCAATTCACCCGGTGGGAAGTCAGACAGATCGGCGGCGGGGTCATGGAATGGACCTCGCCCCTGGGCCGGGTCTACCGCGAAGATGTTCCGGTTCCGTCGGTCTGTTTCGTTCCCGACACTGGCGCCGCGCCACCACCCGAGGCGAGCAGGCACGAGCCACCGCCCTTCTGACACGGGTGGGTCGCTACCTGCGCCTCGGTCAGCTCGAGGAGCATGGCTAATCCCGTGCTTCCCGGCCGCGTGGCACTCGACGGGGCCTCCGCAGCGCACTCGCACGTCGTCTGAAGATGGCGGGCGTCCAGCTCGACGCTCACGGTCGGACGCTTCTTCTCGACCCGGTCGTCGACGAACCGATCACCCGCGAGAGGAGCGATTCACTCGTGACCTCCAGAGCAACGGGAAGCACGAGGAGCAGTGACACTTACGGCGATCGTGCTCGGCTGGACCCCTATTCCGCAGTGATCTGGGCACCTCAGTGCAGGTCTCGCACCCGGATGAGCGAGAGCTTGCGATGCCCGAGCCCCGAACGGACTCGCACCATCGTGCATCCGTCCCGTATGAGTTCATCGCGGATGTCAGCGGTCAGCACGAAGGGCCGCACCTGTCGCCAGCCGTCGGCTGCGTCGTAGATGTGGGTCACTCGGTAGTTGCGCATGTTCCTCCCCGTCCGCAGACCACCCTTGATCGATGCGCGTCGGCACCCCGCTCCCGACAGAACGCGACGATACGCCTCTCACGTTGCGCGCACCTCAGGCCTGAGGGAACGCAGGGTTAAGACCGGTACCGGCTCACAGTCCGGGTGTGCTCACCCTGAGGTTGTGGCAGGCGGGATGCCATATGGCATACACACCTCGCGTACACTTCAAGCGCACACACCGACCCCGCACCGAAGGCCCGAGACCGACGCATCCGTTTCATCGCCGCATTGCTCGCCGTAGCCGCCATCGCGACAGCCGCCGCCTACGGCCGGCGACGCGGCCGACGCAGGCGCTGACCGAAAGGACGAGTGGCCGAAGCGATCGACTCGCTCCGGCCACTCCCCCCATCTGAGGCGCTTCTCCGCTACTCGACCGCCCCGACGGAGTGGGCGTGCCGCGAGCGAGATGCCATCAGCACCGCGGCCCCGATCGCGAGCATGAGAAGCGCAGACCCCGTCGCCCACCACACGACCGCGTCACCGCCCAGCACACCGGTGGCCGCGAGATCACCCGGGTCACCCGGGACCGTGGCGGCGACCACTTCTGGCGCGGTGAGAGTGTTCGTCAGCGTCACCTCGACGACCGTGCCGTCACCGATCGCGACGGTGGCGGGGCTGAACGCCGGCGCCTCCCACGTCGCGCCCTCGACATCGGCGGGTGCGAGCTCGGTGAGAGTGACCTGCGCGCCGTAAGGCAGCTGCGGGCTGGTCACGGTCTCACCGGCTGCGACCGTCAGCTCACCTTCGGCAGCGCCGAATCCGACACCGGCGGGGTAGGCGTAGTGCACGGTGAACTCGGCGTCGGCGGGAACGCGACCTGCGGCATTGCCGTCGATCACCTTATGCAGCGAGAAGGCGCCCGTGTTCAGCTCGATGAGGTTGGTCAGCGTGATCCGCGCGGTCTCGTCCTGCACGACCGTGATCGTGTTGCCCGGCTCGAAGGTCGGCGCAGCCCACGTCCCTCCGGTGATCGCGACCGGCTTCTCGCTGAGGGTGACCTCGGCGCCGGCGGGCGCGGTGACCGTCACGGCATCCTCGTCTGCCATGACCGAGACCGTCCCCGACCCTGCCTCGATGCCGAGCTCGCTGTTCGCGGGCCAGGCGTAGTCGACCTCGAACGTGCGGTCGATGACCAGGTCGGCGGCATCGCCGGTGAGCTTCTTCTCGATGGCGAAGTACCCGACGTCGCGAGCGATTACGTTCGTCGCGGTCACGGTCGTCCCGACCGAGTCCGGTCCGATCACCAGCGTCTGCGGCGAGACGGTCGAGCCGGTCCACGTGCCACCGGCAACATCGGCAGGCGTAGTCTCGGCGAAGCTGACCTCGGCACCGACCGGTAGCGCGGGGAACTCCACGACCGATCCGTCGGCGGGCAGCGCGACCGATGCAGAGCCCGCCGCGATCGCGAGGTCGGGGCTCGCGGGCCACGACGCCGTCAGCTCGAACGCCGTGCCATCCGGCATCCGCATCCCGTCGGGGTTGTCGAGCTGCTTCCGCGCCTGCACGGCCTGCGTCTGCAGCGTCGCCGCGTTCGTCAGGGTGACCGCGAGCGGGGTCGTCGAGTGGGTCGTCGTGAAAGTGAACGAGCCGTCTCGCAGCGGCGCGACGGGAGCACCGTCGAGCGTCAGCACGGCCGAGCCGTCGACGTTGCTGGGCCACGGGTCGACCTCCGCCAGCGTCACCGTCGAACCGGCGTAGATGTCGGGGCTCGTGTACGACCAGTCATTCCCGGCGTCGAGAGTGATGGTGCCCGAGGTGGGGGCGGGGACGCCGCCCGGGTACTCGATCGTGTAATCGACTCGGATGCCGTCGGGGGCGATGACCGTGGCGTCGATGTCCCACGTCTTCTGCAGCTGGAAGCGGGCGTAGCTCCGGCCGATGGCCGACCCGCTACTGCTGTAACGGGTCGCGGTCGCGGTGGTCTCCTTGACGGCACCGTCGATCTCGATCGTCGCGTTGTTGTCGTACGAGCCCGGCCCGGACACGCCCTTGCCGCCGTCTTCGGCGATGGTGTCCCAGTTCACCTGGTACACCGATCCGGTCAGCGCGACCGCGTTCTCACCGGCATCCTGGCCGACGCACCCCTCGCCCGCGGTCGTCACGAACTGCACGCGCCGACCACCGTCGCTCACGGTGTACTGCGAACGGTCGAGGTCGACCCACACGAGCGACGGATCGTTCCACTCGCTCACCGCGACGCAGGTCGCGCGCTGCACCCGCGGCGACCCCTCGACGAGAGTGAACGGGTTGTTCTCGTCGAACCTGTCGGTGACGGTGATCGTCTGCCCCGGCGCGAGCGACAGCCCGCCGTCCGCCGATTGGATGCCGTCGCCGCGCGTCGGCACGCCGACCCACCAGTGGACGGTGTCGTTCGGGTTGTCGTACCAGCCGCTCTTCCACGGCCCCCAGACGCCGCCGTACTCGCAGTTCTCGGCGCAGAAACGCGAGTCGACGTGCACGGGCGGGGTCGAAACGCCGCCCACCGTGAACGTCGCGCCCGGAAGCGCCTCGGTGTTCTTGAGGTCGACCTGCGCCCGGATCTCGAACTCGCCCCGGATGTCCAGCGGGTTCTCGAGCACGTAGTCGTCGTCGACGACACACTCGACCCGGTTTGCGGTGACGGTGCACGTGCCGTTGCCGATGCTGAACGACGTGCCCTGCCCGATGAGCTCGGCCGGCAGATCGAACGCGACGTGAAGCGGCGGCGTGGCCGGCGACTCGCTCGCGTGCCACGCCACCTTGAGCGTCTGAACCGACTGGTCCTGGAAGGTGTCGTTCGCGAACTCGACGCTGTCGAGCACCGCCGACGACCCGGCGGCGACCGCCGGCGTGGCGCCGCCCCAGAGCCCGATGGCCATCACGACGATCGCGAGCACCGCGCTCGCCATACGCCCGCGGCGTGGACGCGCACCTGCCTCCGTACGTTGCATGGTTCCTCCCCCAGCGCACAGGGGTGTCACCCCGAGCGCATCGTGTCTCGCGCCGCCCCAGATCGGCGACGGTTGTTCGGTCGCGCTCGTGGCGACCGAACAACGGTCTCAGCCCCAAGACGCGCCAGGACGGTCAGGAGGAAGGACTTAGTCCTTTCGGCCGCGATTTCACTCCCGGACTAGTCCCGGTCGTGCCACTCACGGCACGTGCGGCGAGGAGTTCGAGTCGAGGATGCCGAGCTCGCGGGCCACATCGCAGGCGGCTCGGCGCGACGTCACACCGAGCTTGCGGTAGATCGACTGCAGCTGCGCCTTCACGGTCGACGGCGAGACGAAGAGCGCTGCGGCGACGTCGCGGGTGTTCCCATGCTTGTCGACCGCCGCGAGCACGACCTTCTCGCGATCGGTGAGCTGAACGGCCGGCGGCCGGGCGGCACCGCGAACCCGACCCGGGGTCTTGAGGTAGCGCTGCAGCACGAGCGAGTTCCGCTGCGCCGCGAAGTCTCCCAGCGCGAGGCGATCACGAGGCGGCAGCAACGCGACGTGCATCCGTGCGCCGTAACTGTCGGCGGCCAGGGCCGCGGCCCCGAGCCAGGTCCAGGCGCGTTCGTCGTCGCCCACTCTCAGCGCCGCGATCGCGCCCGACGTCTGCACCTCGGCGCGCGAGCGGATGGTGTGCCCGGGCAGCTCGAGCTCGGCCTCAGCCCGCTCGAGGGCGGCGGCGTCGCGGTGCTCGGACAGCAGCCACATCACGCGCGCGTGAGACAGGTACGGACTGTCGGACGGTTGCGGATCCAGCACCTCGGCGGCACGGCGGTGGTCGCCGGCGGCGAGCCACGCCAGCCCGAGGGCGGCGTGCAGCTGCTGGCTGGCGACGTTGGCCCCCACCCCGGGCAGGTCGCCGTGGCCGAGCTCCGTCGCGACACGCTCAGCTTCCGCCGCCGCGAGCCCCTTGCCGTGCCAGACGGCGAGGCTTGTCGCCGTGAGCAACGGCCAGCGTTCGGAGTGCGGCGCGTTCGGCATGAGCTTCAACTGCTTCGCGGCGCCACGGAAGTCGAGCGCGTCCAAGCTGATCCATGCCTGGGCGAGGACCGCCAGACCCTTGGACGACACCAGGCCGTTCTCGAGCGACCAGGCGGTGCGATCGATGCTCGCCAGCAGGGCACGAGTCCGTTCGGTGTCACCCGCCGAAGCGATCATCGCCGCGGCGACGACCGTCGACGAGTTGCGTGACGCCGGTGTCGAGCACACCGCCGCCGACCGCGTCGCCGCCGTCATCGCTTCGTGCAGACGACCTCCCTGCCAGAGCGACAGGCTCAGCTGCCGCAGCATGGCACCCAGGTGCTCTCTGAAGCGCGAACGGACATCGGGATCGATCTGGTCGATCAGTTCGACGGCACGCCTGCTCCACGTGATCGGAGTGCACCAGTCTCCGCGCAGGCGCGCGGCGGTCGCGCCCACGCTCAGCCGGGTCACCTCATCGAGCGCGGGGGCGAAGTACGTGGGGTACGACGGCGCATCGATCACCATGTCGAAGAGGCGAGCAGCCTCGGGCCACCGCAGCGGATTGGCCGAGAGAGACAACCCCAGGCCGAACGTGAGCATCGGATGCCACGGCAGAACGTTCTCGGGCACGCGCTCGAGCACCGGCAACAGGCTGTCATCCGCGTAGCTGTCGATACTCGCTGCGAAGAGGTGAGCCAGCGCGCGATCAGCGAGCGCCCAATCCGCGCCCTCGACGGCCAGCTCGAGGGCGCAGACGAGGCCCATGCCACCCTCGAGAATCGACTGCGCCGCTGTCACGCACAACCGCCGGTATCGGTCGCCGTCCCGACGAGCGCGAGCACGGAACGCGTCCCTCACGGTCTCGGCGTACTGGAACACGCGCCCACCCGACGCGTAGGGGATCCATCGCCCGAACCCG
It contains:
- a CDS encoding DUF5979 domain-containing protein, translating into MQRTEAGARPRRGRMASAVLAIVVMAIGLWGGATPAVAAGSSAVLDSVEFANDTFQDQSVQTLKVAWHASESPATPPLHVAFDLPAELIGQGTSFSIGNGTCTVTANRVECVVDDDYVLENPLDIRGEFEIRAQVDLKNTEALPGATFTVGGVSTPPVHVDSRFCAENCEYGGVWGPWKSGWYDNPNDTVHWWVGVPTRGDGIQSADGGLSLAPGQTITVTDRFDENNPFTLVEGSPRVQRATCVAVSEWNDPSLVWVDLDRSQYTVSDGGRRVQFVTTAGEGCVGQDAGENAVALTGSVYQVNWDTIAEDGGKGVSGPGSYDNNATIEIDGAVKETTATATRYSSSGSAIGRSYARFQLQKTWDIDATVIAPDGIRVDYTIEYPGGVPAPTSGTITLDAGNDWSYTSPDIYAGSTVTLAEVDPWPSNVDGSAVLTLDGAPVAPLRDGSFTFTTTHSTTPLAVTLTNAATLQTQAVQARKQLDNPDGMRMPDGTAFELTASWPASPDLAIAAGSASVALPADGSVVEFPALPVGAEVSFAETTPADVAGGTWTGSTVSPQTLVIGPDSVGTTVTATNVIARDVGYFAIEKKLTGDAADLVIDRTFEVDYAWPANSELGIEAGSGTVSVMADEDAVTVTAPAGAEVTLSEKPVAITGGTWAAPTFEPGNTITVVQDETARITLTNLIELNTGAFSLHKVIDGNAAGRVPADAEFTVHYAYPAGVGFGAAEGELTVAAGETVTSPQLPYGAQVTLTELAPADVEGATWEAPAFSPATVAIGDGTVVEVTLTNTLTAPEVVAATVPGDPGDLAATGVLGGDAVVWWATGSALLMLAIGAAVLMASRSRHAHSVGAVE
- a CDS encoding LuxR C-terminal-related transcriptional regulator gives rise to the protein MNRVSAGGAGIESATGVPDRPRLTRVLESPMVRLCVVQGPSGAGKTTLLRTWTLRTERPESVVWVSVPEKVDGSRMLWHRVITAAAKTGHVSADVVARAGRLVEAGADPVEAARRVVALDRPAVLVLDAYERLGELTERIDADLARLLAMYPMLRVIVATRGETALSVAALDDGITRVLSRSELAFTPAEVVTLMREQARMADERAAHQVVVATGGFALTVCAVVSAIAQVGHIPRLDSSEWHGVVADRIASSLHDPATVEFMTDTAVARSVDADLARRLSGNPDAEALLTALERDGFGRWIPYASGGRVFQYAETVRDAFRARARRDGDRYRRLCVTAAQSILEGGMGLVCALELAVEGADWALADRALAHLFAASIDSYADDSLLPVLERVPENVLPWHPMLTFGLGLSLSANPLRWPEAARLFDMVIDAPSYPTYFAPALDEVTRLSVGATAARLRGDWCTPITWSRRAVELIDQIDPDVRSRFREHLGAMLRQLSLSLWQGGRLHEAMTAATRSAAVCSTPASRNSSTVVAAAMIASAGDTERTRALLASIDRTAWSLENGLVSSKGLAVLAQAWISLDALDFRGAAKQLKLMPNAPHSERWPLLTATSLAVWHGKGLAAAEAERVATELGHGDLPGVGANVASQQLHAALGLAWLAAGDHRRAAEVLDPQPSDSPYLSHARVMWLLSEHRDAAALERAEAELELPGHTIRSRAEVQTSGAIAALRVGDDERAWTWLGAAALAADSYGARMHVALLPPRDRLALGDFAAQRNSLVLQRYLKTPGRVRGAARPPAVQLTDREKVVLAAVDKHGNTRDVAAALFVSPSTVKAQLQSIYRKLGVTSRRAACDVARELGILDSNSSPHVP
- a CDS encoding HNH endonuclease signature motif containing protein, with the translated sequence MTSNGESSYEPDAGSSSVPYAGVIDRVSEADDLLHAANIAMTRALAEAGRSALRVAARSGERPRGMGSDMEMRSIAAEIAGVRRSHDRRAQNEIDHALTIVDDYPVVFEAWERQRITREHVDVVIRMGCGLADDIRDDYARQAILVCERDIASRVREPLRNLAARMGSESFAERHRSAAAKRGVWVTHGTDGMSELSATLPTVIAAGIHDRLTSMAQSVKDARAAAGGAPVEDSAPDVRTMDQLRADILGDLLLGGAPVVDPTYGSDAAGPLGAIRAQVQVTLRSETVTGTDEAPAELVGASLIDADTARRLAGRARMWNRLFIDPITRTPVEVDTYRPPAAMSRLLKARDQHCRFPGCRRAAIRCELDHTIDYALGGHTHIFNLAHLCQRHHSMKQFTRWEVRQIGGGVMEWTSPLGRVYREDVPVPSVCFVPDTGAAPPPEASRHEPPPF